TCGCGAGTTCGACCCTCGTCTCCCGCTCCATTTTTTATTTATGGTGGCCGTAGTTCAGTTGGTAGAGCGCCAGTTTGTGGCACTGGTTGTCGCGGGTTCAAGTCCCGTCGGTCACCCCATCATGCGCGAGTGGTGAAATTGGCATACACGCTAGACTTAGGATCTAGTGCTTCGGCGTGTGGGTTCGAGTCCCACCTTGCGCACCATTTTGTTAAAATGAATAATCATTTGAACAAACTAAAGACAGTAGGTACAAAGTAAATCCTACCGAGGTGAGTTCTGAGTATAATACATATATATAAAGTATATACTTTTAACCTCGCCCACTTAAATAGTGGTTTTTTTATTTACAAGGAGGTGAAACAATATGGCATCAAAAGCTAATATTGCAGCAGTAGAAATGTTAACTGAAAAATTAAAAGAAGCAAAAGCAGTAGTTTTCGTTGATTATAAAGGAATTACAGTTAATGAAGATACACAACTTAGAAGTGAAGCAAGAAAAGCTAATGTAGAATATTTTGTTGCTAAAAACAGATTAGTACAAATAGCTTTAAAAAATGTAGGTTTAGATCTTGAGTTAAAAGAATTAGCTGAAGGGACAACATCTTTTGCTTTAGGTTTTGAAGATGGAGTTGCACCATCAAAATTAATCTATGATTTCGCACAACAATTTAAAGGTGAAAAATTAAAAATTAAAGGTGGAATCGTTGATGGAAAAGTAGCTGATAAAAATACTATAGAAGCATTAGCTAAGTTACCATCAAGACCAGAATTACTTGGCATGATAGCTTACGGATTATTATCACCAGTAAGAATGTTAGCAGTTGGATTATCTAACGTAGCAGAACAAAAAGAAGCTTAATAATAAATATAAAATTAAAATAGGAGGAAATTAAAATGGCATTTAATAAAGAACAATTTATTGAAGATTTAAAAGCAATGACAGTATTAGAATTAAAAGAAGTAGTAGAAGCTATAGAAGAAACTTTTGGAGTATCAGCACAACCAGTTGCAGTTGCAGGTGGAGCAGTAGCTTCTGAAGCAGTTGAAGAAAAATCAAACTTCGATGTAGTATTAACAGGAGCAGGAGCTAACAAAATAGCAGTTATCAAAGAAGTAAGAGCAATCACAGGATTAGGATTAAAAGAAGCTAAAGACTTAGTAGATAACGGTGGAGCAGTTAAAGAAGGAGCTTCAAAAGAAGAAGCAGAAGAAATCAAAGGTAAATTAGAAGCTGCTGGAGCATCTGTAGAATTAAAATAATAATTTAAATAAAAATATTGGAAATAGACATCCGAAATACGTGATGTCTTTTTCCTCATTTATAATATACCGTTCAAATTTCAAATCTTTTTACTTTGATCATTTTTATATTTAACACATTATTTTCGGTGTATCAAGGTATATTTTTCATAGGAGGAAACTTAAAAAATGAATAACAAACTAATTAAAAGATATAGTTTTGGGAAAATTAAAGATAGGGGAGAAATGCCTAATTTTTTAGAATTCCAATTAGATTCTTATGAAGATTTTTTACAAACAAAAAGATCTCATGATGCTAGAGAATTAAAAGGATTAGAAGCTATTTTCCAAGAAACATTCCCAATAGAATCTGCTAATGGTACTTTAAAATTAGAGTATTTTGGGTATGAAATACATGATAGTGAGGCACCATTAAATGATGAATTAGAATGTAAAAAAAGAGGTAAAACATATTCAGGTCAATTAAAAGTTAATTTAAGATTAACAAATAATAAAACTGGAGAAATTAAAGAGACATTAGTACATTTTGGGGATATACCTTTAATGACTGATAAAGCAACTTTCATAATAAATGGAGCAGAAAGGGTTGTTGTTTCTCAATTACATAGATCACCAGGTATTACATTTAATAAAGAATTAAATATGCAAACTGGTAAAGATATGTTTATAGGGAAGATAATTCCATATAAAGGAACATGGCTTGAATTTGAAACAGATAAAAATGATGTTTTAAATGTGAAAATAGATAGAAAGAAAAAAGTATTAGCATCTGTATTTTTAAAAGCAGTTAAGTTCTTTGGAACTAATGCTGAAATAATGGATGAATTCTTTGAAGTTAAAACTGTTAAACTTAGCCCAATAATTAAGAAATATAAGAATATTGAGGATGCAAAAAGTGTTATTAGAACAGAAATAGAAGGTTCATTTGTTAATGAAGATGTAATAGATGAAAAAACAGGAGAAATAGTAATTGAAGCTGAAAGTTTCATAGATGAAATAGTTGTAGATAAATTATTAGAATTAAACACTGAAGAAATTACTATTTGGGAAGTTAAACCTGAAGATAGAATGATAGCAAAATCTATTAAAGAAGATGTTACTAAATCTTCAGATGAAGCAGTAGTTGAAGTATTTAAAAAATTAAAACCAGGAGATATAGTTACAGTAGAGAGTGCGTATAACTTAATTATACCTATGTTCTTTAATCCTCAAAGATATGATTTTGCACCAGTTGGAAGATACAAAATCAATAAAAGATTAAAACTTGAAGGTGAAATTAATGAGCAAGATATAGTATTAACTAAAAATGATGTTATAGCTACAATTAATTACCTTAAAGTTCTATACAATGGTGGAGGAACTACTGATGATATAGATAATTTATCAAACAGAAGGGTAAGAGGAGTAGGAGAGCTATTATCTATACAAATTAAAGGTGGAGTAGCTAAAATGTCTAAAATGGTTAGAGAGAAAATGAAAACACAAGACATTAATACTTTAACACCACAAAGTTTATTAAATACTAAACCTTTAAACGCATTAATATTAGAATTCTTTGGAAGTGGACAATTATCACAATTCATGGATCAATCTAACCCACTTGCTGAATTAACACATAAAAGAAGAATATCTGCTTTAGGACCAGGAGGATTATCAAGGGATAGAGCAGGATTTGAAGTTCGTGACGTTCACAATTCTCATTATGGAAGAGTTTGTCCTATAGAAACACCAGAAGGACCAAATATTGGATTAATTGCATCACTTTCTACTTATGGAAAAGTAAATAAATATGGATTTATTGAAACTCCATTTGTTAAAGTTAAAAATGGTGTTGCTGACTTTAATGATATTAGTTATTTAGCTGCAGATGAAGAAGAAGGATTATTCA
The Streptobacillus felis genome window above contains:
- the rplJ gene encoding 50S ribosomal protein L10 codes for the protein MASKANIAAVEMLTEKLKEAKAVVFVDYKGITVNEDTQLRSEARKANVEYFVAKNRLVQIALKNVGLDLELKELAEGTTSFALGFEDGVAPSKLIYDFAQQFKGEKLKIKGGIVDGKVADKNTIEALAKLPSRPELLGMIAYGLLSPVRMLAVGLSNVAEQKEA
- the rplL gene encoding 50S ribosomal protein L7/L12; protein product: MAFNKEQFIEDLKAMTVLELKEVVEAIEETFGVSAQPVAVAGGAVASEAVEEKSNFDVVLTGAGANKIAVIKEVRAITGLGLKEAKDLVDNGGAVKEGASKEEAEEIKGKLEAAGASVELK